From the genome of Azospira restricta, one region includes:
- a CDS encoding C40 family peptidase — MHRRHFLFAFAGMLLAACGSVPPALRAARGHSERGREAVMFALSLLDTGYRFGGKNPDAGLDCSGMVSYIFDRAAGLRVSGSAADIARQGRPVERHELVPGDLVFFNTLNRPLSHVGLYIGDDRFIHAPSAASGRVRIDRLSSGYFASRFDAGRSYFD; from the coding sequence ATGCACCGACGACATTTCCTGTTCGCCTTCGCCGGTATGCTGCTCGCCGCCTGCGGCAGCGTGCCGCCGGCGCTGCGCGCTGCGCGCGGGCATTCCGAGCGCGGCCGCGAGGCGGTGATGTTCGCGCTGTCGCTGCTCGACACCGGTTACCGCTTCGGCGGCAAGAACCCGGACGCCGGGCTCGACTGCAGCGGCATGGTGTCCTACATCTTCGACCGCGCCGCCGGCCTGCGCGTCAGCGGCAGCGCCGCCGACATCGCCCGCCAGGGGCGACCGGTCGAGCGGCACGAGCTGGTACCCGGCGACCTCGTCTTCTTCAACACGCTGAACCGGCCACTGTCGCACGTCGGCCTCTATATCGGCGACGACCGCTTCATCCATGCGCCATCTGCAGCCAGCGGCCGCGTGCGCATCGACCGGCTGTCGAGCGGCTATTTCGCGTCGCGCTTCGACGCCGGCCGCAGCTATTTCGACTGA